One region of Armatimonadota bacterium genomic DNA includes:
- a CDS encoding ABC transporter permease — MALFCTTAVGIYLTILVANMGGYVDQIKRSEIREQVALTASLNEQIRRLPPEVRERVVAEMIRVEEQRLGLDRPFLVRSVAYLRDALLLRLGFAERMTSDTGSRLVRQILLDRLGPTLLLFATTQILLFFASVSAALSLSRRYGSLPDRLVIALAPLSTPPAWFYGIFLILIFAAWLRWLPFGGMVEAPPPEGKLAYAASVLRHMVLPVAAITLTSLPLAVYSWRTFFLLFSSEDYVELARAKGLPDALLERRYILRPALPTLLTSFALGLIGAWTGAIVLETVFNWPGLGRTLYQAVGLADTPVIVGATILYAYLLAITVFLLDVAYAIVDPRVRIGG; from the coding sequence ATGGCCCTGTTCTGTACCACCGCGGTAGGCATCTACCTCACCATCCTGGTGGCCAACATGGGCGGGTACGTGGACCAGATCAAGCGCTCGGAGATCCGGGAGCAGGTGGCCCTCACGGCATCCCTGAACGAGCAGATCCGCCGGCTGCCCCCGGAAGTGCGGGAGCGGGTGGTGGCGGAGATGATCCGGGTGGAGGAGCAGCGCCTGGGGCTCGATCGCCCCTTCCTCGTACGGTCCGTGGCGTATCTCCGGGATGCGCTCCTGTTGCGGCTGGGATTTGCGGAGCGCATGACCAGCGACACGGGCTCCAGGCTGGTGCGCCAGATCCTCCTGGACCGCCTCGGCCCCACCCTTCTCCTGTTCGCCACCACACAGATCCTGCTCTTCTTCGCCTCCGTGAGCGCGGCCCTGAGCCTCTCCCGACGGTACGGCAGCCTGCCGGACCGTTTGGTGATCGCCCTGGCCCCCCTCTCCACCCCGCCCGCCTGGTTCTACGGGATCTTCCTCATCCTGATCTTCGCCGCATGGCTGCGGTGGCTTCCCTTCGGCGGTATGGTGGAAGCCCCCCCACCGGAGGGGAAGCTCGCGTATGCCGCGAGCGTCCTCCGGCACATGGTCCTGCCCGTGGCGGCCATCACCCTCACCTCCCTGCCGCTCGCCGTCTACTCCTGGCGCACCTTCTTCCTGCTGTTCAGCAGCGAGGACTACGTGGAGCTGGCGCGGGCAAAGGGGCTTCCGGACGCTCTGCTGGAGCGGCGGTACATCCTCCGCCCCGCCCTCCCTACCCTCCTCACCAGTTTCGCCCTGGGCCTCATCGGGGCATGGACCGGGGCCATCGTGCTGGAGACGGTGTTCAACTGGCCGGGCCTGGGTCGTACCCTCTACCAGGCAGTGGGACTCGCGGACACCCCCGTGATCGTGGGCGCCACCATCCTGTACGCGTACCTGCTGGCCATCACCGTCTTCCTGCTGGACGTGGCCTACGCCATCGTGGATCCCCGGGTGCGGATAGGGGGATAG
- a CDS encoding ABC transporter permease, translated as MRRVFGELVRYRSAVAGLVIIGFFVILSVYAVVAVPYPEAIRLWRGGEEVWQYNPRNARPEWVNWFLREDLPRTLVVEGTSAIWSVRRLAGGVREVVGALSFTYPYRRPPSELAVFLQARHRERAPQVELSWVPPDGVEIRIAEFAVRGRDVYRLSTDQRLQQELGGRPEVILFSSPDRPEEAVPGRYALQVRGYLFEPDSEVEVRLVAYGEVHGVAGTDHLRRDLSLALLWGTPVAMAFGLVASVGSSVSTLVIAALGAWYGGWVDGLIQRITEVNLILPGLPILIMVATLYSRSLWVIVGVVILLGIFGGGIKTYRALFLQVKEAPYVEAARAYGARGMRIVFLYMVPRAVPVLVPQFVTLIPGFVFLEATLSVLGLGDPLLPTWGKVIEDAYRAGALYVGQYYWVLEPAVLLMLAGLGFTLLGFALDRVFNPRLREL; from the coding sequence ATGCGGCGGGTGTTCGGGGAGCTGGTGCGGTACCGGTCCGCGGTGGCGGGCCTCGTCATCATCGGCTTTTTCGTGATCCTCTCCGTGTACGCGGTGGTAGCCGTCCCCTACCCGGAGGCCATCCGGCTGTGGCGGGGCGGGGAGGAGGTGTGGCAGTACAACCCCCGCAACGCCCGACCCGAATGGGTGAACTGGTTCCTGCGGGAGGACCTGCCCCGCACCCTGGTGGTGGAGGGCACAAGCGCTATCTGGTCCGTGCGGCGGTTGGCGGGAGGCGTCCGGGAGGTGGTGGGCGCGCTTTCGTTCACCTACCCGTACCGGCGCCCTCCCAGCGAGCTCGCGGTTTTCCTCCAGGCCCGCCATCGGGAGAGGGCACCGCAGGTGGAGCTGAGCTGGGTCCCACCGGACGGAGTGGAGATCCGGATCGCGGAGTTCGCCGTCCGCGGGCGGGACGTCTACCGTCTCAGCACCGACCAACGGCTCCAGCAGGAGCTTGGAGGGCGCCCGGAGGTGATCCTGTTCTCCTCTCCGGACCGCCCGGAGGAGGCGGTGCCAGGGCGGTATGCGCTCCAGGTGCGGGGGTACCTCTTCGAACCCGACTCGGAAGTCGAGGTGCGGCTGGTAGCGTACGGGGAGGTGCACGGGGTTGCGGGCACGGACCACCTACGGCGGGACCTCAGCCTTGCGCTTCTGTGGGGAACGCCCGTGGCCATGGCGTTCGGGCTGGTGGCGTCCGTGGGCAGCAGCGTGAGCACCCTGGTGATCGCGGCCCTGGGCGCGTGGTACGGCGGGTGGGTGGACGGCCTCATCCAGCGCATCACCGAGGTGAACCTCATCCTGCCCGGGCTGCCCATCCTCATCATGGTGGCCACCCTGTACTCCCGGAGTCTGTGGGTCATCGTGGGGGTGGTGATCCTGCTGGGGATCTTCGGAGGCGGGATCAAAACCTACCGGGCCCTGTTTTTACAGGTCAAAGAGGCACCCTACGTCGAGGCGGCCCGGGCATACGGGGCCAGGGGGATGCGCATCGTGTTTCTGTACATGGTGCCCCGGGCGGTTCCTGTCCTGGTGCCGCAGTTCGTCACCCTCATCCCGGGATTCGTGTTCCTGGAAGCCACCCTGAGCGTGCTGGGACTCGGGGATCCGCTTTTGCCCACCTGGGGGAAGGTGATCGAAGACGCGTACCGGGCGGGTGCCCTCTACGTGGGGCAGTACTACTGGGTGCTGGAGCCCGCGGTTCTGCTCATGCTGGCCGGTTTGGGGTTCACGCTGTTGGGCTTTGCCCTGGATCGGGTGTTCAACCCGCGTCTGCGGGAGCTGTAG
- a CDS encoding ABC transporter substrate-binding protein codes for MRAKKRYGILGFLLALAAFAFPAHTAAQGQRVGAWVDAVVAVEEPSEAAAVRRMEAGDLHAWFSETAIPEIANRIRQSRALVSTTSYGLYHELTFNPVGPVFPGTNRLNPFAVPRIREAMNWLVDRRYIAQELMGGLGEPRYLPISRAFPDYARVAEVARRLEIRYAHNPERARSLIAEEMQKLGATLVGGKWHFRGAPVVLIFLIRIEDERRQIGDYVAGLLEQVGFTVERRYGRAPELSPIWSTGDPAAGRWHLYTGGWISTVIDRDQVDVFDFFYTRRGLPSPLWQAYQPSPEFDRLAERLAQRRFRSAQERNRLLARALELALQDSVRVWLVDRLPVLAWRAEVGVVSDLAGGLAGSYLWPYTLRYRDRSGGVVRVGLRSILAEPWNPVGGSNWIFDTTLIRATQDYPFLPDPYTGLPQPQRVERVEVTVQQGLPVTKSADWLELKFAPQIRVPEDAIIGWDSREQRFVTVRERYPQGLTATRRSVIHFERDLFRKVQWHDGNRLSLGDILLAWILTFERAEEGSPLFDRSYLPAFRSFVETFRGFRIVQEDPLVVEYYSTDWTLEAELMTSAGAFWPVYGFGPGPWHTVALGIRAETNGRAAFTAAKATEKRVERLNYVAGPTLAILDEELRAARAENYIPFERALRRWISPEEARQRWRLLAAWRAGRGHYWVGMGPFLLQRVSPVEKIVELRRFGRFPDPSTKWLRFGEPRIAAASLTGPRTVRTGQEAAFEVRITHRGRPYPPGDIAEVRYLLFDARNELAGSGRAQRLGERWQVVLSPQVTARLRPGSARLEVIVVSRVVSIPGFASVTFTVLPPQ; via the coding sequence ATGCGGGCCAAGAAGAGGTACGGAATCCTGGGGTTCCTCCTGGCTCTTGCCGCCTTTGCCTTCCCCGCGCACACCGCGGCCCAGGGACAGCGGGTGGGGGCGTGGGTGGACGCGGTGGTGGCGGTGGAGGAGCCGAGCGAGGCGGCCGCGGTGCGCCGCATGGAGGCCGGAGACCTCCACGCGTGGTTCAGCGAGACGGCCATCCCGGAGATCGCCAACCGGATCCGTCAGAGCCGGGCCCTCGTCTCCACCACGAGCTACGGTCTCTACCACGAACTCACCTTCAACCCCGTGGGGCCTGTCTTTCCGGGTACGAACCGCCTCAACCCCTTCGCGGTTCCCCGTATCCGGGAGGCGATGAACTGGCTCGTGGACCGGCGGTACATCGCCCAGGAGCTCATGGGAGGGCTCGGCGAGCCCCGCTACCTCCCCATCAGCCGGGCATTCCCCGACTACGCCCGGGTCGCGGAGGTCGCCCGGCGGCTGGAGATCCGGTACGCGCACAACCCGGAGCGCGCCCGGTCCCTGATTGCCGAGGAGATGCAGAAACTGGGAGCCACCCTGGTGGGCGGAAAGTGGCACTTCCGGGGGGCCCCCGTGGTCCTCATCTTCCTCATCCGTATCGAGGACGAGCGCCGGCAGATCGGGGATTACGTGGCGGGACTGCTGGAGCAGGTGGGGTTCACCGTAGAGCGACGGTACGGCCGGGCCCCGGAGCTCAGCCCCATCTGGAGCACGGGGGATCCCGCGGCGGGACGCTGGCACCTCTACACGGGCGGGTGGATCAGCACGGTGATCGACCGGGACCAGGTGGACGTCTTCGATTTCTTCTACACCCGGCGTGGCCTTCCGAGCCCGCTCTGGCAGGCGTACCAGCCGAGCCCTGAATTCGACCGACTTGCGGAGCGGCTCGCGCAGCGCCGGTTCCGTTCCGCACAGGAGCGCAACCGGTTGCTTGCCCGGGCCCTGGAGCTGGCCCTGCAGGACTCCGTACGGGTGTGGCTGGTGGATCGGCTTCCCGTCCTGGCCTGGCGGGCGGAGGTGGGGGTGGTGAGTGACCTCGCGGGGGGACTGGCGGGATCGTACCTGTGGCCTTACACCCTCCGCTACCGGGATCGCTCCGGCGGCGTGGTGCGCGTCGGGCTACGGAGCATCCTGGCGGAGCCGTGGAACCCCGTGGGCGGTTCCAACTGGATCTTCGACACCACCCTGATCCGGGCCACCCAGGACTACCCCTTCCTCCCGGACCCCTACACGGGGCTGCCCCAGCCGCAGCGGGTCGAGAGGGTGGAGGTCACGGTCCAGCAGGGGCTGCCGGTCACCAAGAGCGCGGACTGGCTGGAGTTGAAGTTCGCGCCCCAGATCCGGGTTCCGGAGGATGCCATCATCGGTTGGGACTCCCGGGAGCAGCGGTTCGTGACGGTTCGGGAGCGGTACCCCCAGGGACTGACCGCGACCCGGAGGAGCGTGATCCACTTCGAGCGGGATCTCTTCCGGAAGGTGCAGTGGCACGACGGCAACCGCCTGAGCCTGGGCGATATCCTGCTCGCCTGGATCCTGACCTTCGAGCGGGCGGAGGAGGGAAGCCCGCTCTTTGACCGCTCGTACCTTCCCGCCTTCCGGTCCTTCGTGGAGACCTTCCGGGGGTTCCGCATCGTGCAGGAGGATCCCCTCGTGGTAGAGTACTACAGCACGGACTGGACCCTGGAAGCGGAGCTCATGACCTCCGCGGGGGCCTTCTGGCCGGTGTACGGCTTCGGACCCGGCCCCTGGCACACCGTGGCCCTGGGGATCCGGGCGGAGACGAACGGCCGGGCTGCCTTCACGGCCGCGAAGGCCACGGAGAAGCGGGTGGAACGGCTCAACTACGTGGCCGGCCCCACCCTGGCCATCCTCGACGAGGAGCTCCGGGCCGCACGGGCGGAGAACTACATCCCCTTCGAGCGGGCCCTGCGCCGCTGGATTTCCCCGGAGGAGGCGCGGCAGCGGTGGCGGCTGCTGGCAGCTTGGCGGGCTGGCCGCGGCCACTACTGGGTGGGGATGGGCCCGTTCCTGCTGCAGCGGGTCTCTCCCGTGGAGAAGATCGTGGAGCTGAGACGGTTCGGCCGGTTTCCGGATCCCTCCACCAAGTGGCTGCGGTTCGGGGAGCCCCGGATCGCTGCCGCATCCCTGACCGGCCCCCGCACCGTGCGGACCGGACAGGAGGCCGCCTTCGAGGTGCGCATCACCCACCGCGGCAGGCCCTATCCGCCCGGGGACATCGCGGAGGTGCGGTACCTGCTGTTCGATGCCCGCAACGAGCTCGCGGGCAGCGGCCGTGCGCAGCGTCTCGGAGAGAGATGGCAGGTGGTCCTCTCCCCGCAGGTGACCGCGCGCCTGAGACCCGGCTCCGCACGGCTTGAGGTCATCGTGGTCTCCCGGGTGGTGAGCATTCCGGGCTTCGCCTCCGTGACCTTCACGGTCCTGCCCCCGCAGTAG
- a CDS encoding ABC transporter ATP-binding protein, whose protein sequence is MLRVEDLRLYFRTAQGPVQAVDGVEMVLQRGRTLVVVGESGCGKSSLARAILRLLPRNVHTYSGRVYLDGLELLQMPEERFRREVRWRRVSLVPQAAATALNPVLRAGDQVAEPLFVHGRAKTPAEARPLVEEAFQLVGLPLDFVDRYPFELSGGMRQRVALAQALVLRPELVILDEPTSALDVLTQASLMNLLKIIKRELGTSFLLITHDLANASELADEVAVMYAGQVVERCSARAFFTGPLHPYARALLGSVPVLREDRPIEPIPGRPPSLIRPPTGCRFADRCPARFDRCFLEPPSFQVSGDRWVKCWLWAEEPRDG, encoded by the coding sequence ATGCTGCGGGTGGAGGATCTGCGCCTGTATTTCCGCACCGCCCAGGGTCCCGTGCAGGCCGTGGACGGGGTGGAGATGGTGCTGCAGCGGGGACGGACCCTGGTGGTGGTGGGGGAGAGCGGGTGCGGGAAGAGCTCCCTGGCGCGGGCCATTCTCAGGCTGCTGCCCCGCAACGTGCACACCTACTCGGGCCGGGTATACCTGGACGGGCTGGAACTGCTGCAGATGCCGGAGGAGCGATTTCGGCGGGAGGTGCGGTGGCGTCGGGTGAGCCTGGTGCCACAGGCGGCTGCCACCGCCCTCAACCCCGTGCTCCGGGCGGGGGATCAGGTGGCGGAACCCCTGTTCGTCCACGGACGAGCGAAAACGCCGGCGGAGGCGCGGCCCCTGGTGGAGGAGGCCTTCCAGCTGGTGGGCCTGCCCCTGGATTTCGTGGACCGCTATCCTTTCGAGCTCAGCGGCGGCATGCGGCAGCGGGTTGCCCTGGCGCAGGCCCTGGTGCTCCGTCCGGAGCTGGTGATCCTCGACGAACCCACCAGCGCCCTGGATGTGCTCACCCAGGCGAGCCTGATGAACCTCCTGAAAATCATCAAGCGGGAGCTGGGAACGAGTTTCCTCCTCATCACCCACGATCTTGCCAACGCCAGCGAGCTGGCGGACGAGGTGGCGGTGATGTACGCGGGGCAGGTGGTGGAGCGATGCTCCGCCCGGGCTTTCTTCACCGGCCCCCTCCACCCGTACGCCCGGGCCCTGCTCGGAAGCGTGCCCGTCCTGCGGGAGGATCGGCCTATTGAGCCTATCCCGGGCCGACCGCCCAGCCTCATCCGACCGCCCACGGGCTGCCGGTTCGCGGACCGCTGCCCCGCCCGCTTCGACCGGTGTTTCCTGGAACCGCCTTCCTTCCAGGTGAGCGGCGACCGATGGGTAAAATGCTGGCTGTGGGCGGAGGAGCCCCGCGATGGATGA